The Pantoea vagans genome contains the following window.
GATTACGGCCCGGTGCTGGCGTTGATCGACAGTTATGACGAGGGCGATATCTGCATCACCAATGATTCCTACGCGGGCAACGTGGCGACTCACACGCCTGATATTCACATCTGGAAACCGGTGTTCCATCAGGGGGAGATTGTCTGTTTTGTGGTGGGGCATATCCATAACACTGACGTGGGCGGTGCCGTACCGGCTTCCCTGTCGCGCTCCTTGACCGACATCGCGCAGGAAGGGATTCGCATTCCGCCGCTGAAGATGGTGCGCAACGGCGAAATGAATGACGAAGTGGCGCGCATTATGCGGCTCAACGTGCGCGCGCCGGATCAAAACTGGGGCGATTTCAAAGCGCAGATTGCTTCGGTGAACGTCGGCGAGCGCAAGATCCATGACATCATCGCGCGTTTTGGCATTGAGGATTTCCGCCAGGGGATTGCAGGTATTTTGGATTATGCGGAAGCGCAGGCGCGCAGCATCATCGCCACCATTCCCGACGGGGAATACTTCTATGCGGACTTTGCCGATGAAGATGGCGAGGGTGGCTTCCCCTGTCGCGTGGCGATCACCCTACGCATCACCGGTGACACGCTGGAGCTGGATTACACCGGCAGCGATCCCCAGCTGACATCATCACTGAATATGCCAACCGGTGGACGCGAGCGCCATCCTCTGGCGCTGGTGGGGGTGACTTACGTGCTTTCAACGCTGGATCGCCAGTTACTGCTTAATGCGGGTACGTTACGGCCGACGCGCGCCATTCTGCCGCCGGGGACGGTGATGAACTGCGAGGCACCTGCTGCAGTGGGGATGCGCTCGCTGACCTGCGCGTTATCGCAGATTGCAACCATTGGGGTGTTCTCGCAGGCGCTGCCGGATCGCCTTCCGGCTAACTCTCCGGGCGGTAACTCAATCATGAACATTCGCACCAGCGACAGTTTGAATCGCAGCGTGGTGGCATCGCTCGGCCCGGTGGGTGGTGGAGCGGGCGGCACGCCGCGTCACGATGGTCCAGACGGATCTGGCGGACTGTCCGCTTTCCTGAAAAACACGCCGATTGAGATCAATGAGGCAGAAGTGCCGATTCATTTTCATCGCTATGGTCTGGCGGCAGACAGCGCCGGTGCGGGGCGTTATCGCGGCGGTCTGGCGACAGAGATGGCGTTCGAAGTGTTCGCACCGAATACCACGGTCACGGCGCGTAACCGCAATCGATCGGTGTTTGCTTCGGCCGGGGTGCTGGGCGGCGAGTCGGGCGCACTGTCGCACTTCCGCACGTTGCGGAACGGGCAAGCCATCGAACACGGTAATACCGATGTGATCCGCTGCCAGCCGGGCGATATCGTCGAGGTGCGCGGGCCTGGTGCAGGGGGCTACGGGTTGCCAGCAGAGCGTGACGCTGTGGCGGTGCTGCAAGATGTGCGCTGTGGATTTGTCTCTGCGCAGGTTGCACGAGACAGTTACGGGGTAGCGATGGCGGCGGGCGAAATTGATCAGGTAACCACTGCACGCTTGCGCGCCGAGATGCGGGTGAATGTTTCTCAGCACTTCGACCACGGTCCGGCACGGACGGCCTTTGAACAGGTTTGGACCCTGGCGCGCTATCAGTTGCTCACGGCGTTTCTGGCATCAGCGCCAATAACCTGGCGGCATTTCCTGAAACAGCAGGTGTTTGAAGCCGTTGCGTTGGATGCCGGGCGGCCGATGCCCGAGATTTTTAGTGAACTGCAGCAGCGCTATCCCGCCATGATGCCCGCTTCGCACTAAGCGCTAATCTCAGCGGCGCGGCTTTGCCATAGTTATTGACCTTGCCCGATGACGGTTCATCGGGCGCCTTTAAGGGGATTTCATAATGGCTTCAGCAAACACACCGGTTTGGTTTATTTCGGGGTGCTCCACCGGCTTTGGTCGTGAACTGGCACAGCAAACCATTGCGCGGGGTTTTAATACCGTGGTGACCGCACGCGACCTCAGCAAGGTGCAGGATCTGGTTGCGGGCCACCAGAACGCGTTGGCGGTAGAGCTGGATGTAACCGATCAGAGCAGCATTCATCGCGCTGTCCACGCCGCACAGGAGAAGTTCGGCAGCATCGATGTGCTGGTGAACAATGCCGGTTATGGTTATCAAAGTTCGGTGGAAGAGGGCGATGAAAACGAAATTCGTGCGCAATTTGATGCCAACGTGTTTGGCCTGTTCGCCCTAACCCGTGCGGTACTGCCAGGGATGCGCAAGCAGCGTCGTGGGCATGTGATTAACATCACCTCTGTGGCCGGTTTTATTGGCTTTGCCAGCTCGGGTTACTACTCTGCCAGCAAGCACGCGGTTGAAGGCTGGTCTGATTCGCTGGCGCTGGAAACCGCGCCTTTAGGCATTCATGTGACCTGTGTTGAACCGGGTCCGTTCCGCACCGACTGGGCGGGACGTTCGTTGCATCAGACCCCCAGTACCTTGCCAGAATACGCCGATACCGCTGCCGCACGTATGAAAGCCACCTCCGCCTACAGTGGCACGCAAGCGGGCGACCCCGCACGCGCCGCGACCGCGATGATTGCCATCACGGAACATGACAACCCTCCCCGCCATCTGGTGATGGGCGCATGGGGTTATGATGCGGTGACGAACAAACTGAAAGAGCGTCTGGCACAGATTGAGGCATGGAAACAGGCGTCGTTAGACACGGATTTCCCGTCATAATTTTATAGTAATGCTAGACAGTTCAGCGCTGATGATAACGCCGTCTGGGGCCGCACCGGGGCTGGCGGTCCTCGCGCCGCTTCGCGGTGCCTTCACTTCACTCGTCTGCCTTACGGACCGGTGCCGATGGAACATCCATGTTCCAGCGCCACCTTTCGCCCGCGTCCTGCGGGCTCTCCTGGCATACTCACTCCGTTCAGCGCTGCGGATGCCAGCCCCGGAGCGGCCCCAGCCTGCTCATTAGCTTCAGTGCGTGTTGTCAGTAAGGGCTCATTTCCTGAGGCCATGACGTCCTCTGCTGAATGGACTACACCATCTTCTCAATCTCTTCGTACGGCACTGCCTGGCTGAATAAATACCCCTGCAATTGATTGCAGCCAGCGTCGGCGAGGGCGTTTTTCTGGCCTTCGGTCTCGACGCCTTCGGCGGTGACGGTTAAACCCATGGCGTGTCCGAGCCGCACCACCGATTCGATAATCGCGGTCGAGTTTTGCGCGACACCCAATGATTGGGTGAACGAACGGTCGATCTTGATTTTATCCACCGGGAAAGTGCTGAGGTAATTCAGGCTGGAGTAGCCAGTGCCGAAATCATCCAGCGCGATGCGGAAACCGGCTTCGCGCAGCGCAATGATATTGTTACGCGCTTCGTGTTCATCTTCGATTAACACGCCTTCGGTGATCTCCAGCTCCATATGCTGCGGGTTGGCGCCTTCTTCGCGCACAATCTCAATAATCCGTTCAACAAAGCCGCTGGCGCGGAACTGCACCGGTGAGACATTCACTGCCACTATCACCTGCGGCAGCTTTAACGAGGTTTTGCAGGCTTCGCGTAACACCCATTCACCGAGCGGGATAATCATCCCGGTCTCTTCAGCGATGGCGATAAAATCACCTGGCGAGACGTCACCGCGAACGGGGTGGTGCCAGCGCAGCAGGGCTTCCAGGCCGACCACGCGCTGCCCACTGATCTCCATCAACGGCTGATACCACACGCGCAGCCCAGCGAAATTGACCAACGCATGACGTAAGTCTGTCGCCATCTGCTGACGGGTGCGCAACGATTCGTCCATCACTTTCTCAAATTGACGATACTGGCCGCGTCCGCTGTTTTTAGCTTCATACAGCGCGATATCCGCTTTGCGCATCAACTCCAGACGATCAATGCCATCTTTGGGTGCTAATGCCAGCCCAATACTCACGCCCACCCAACCCTCACTGCCTTGCAGATCATAGGGTTCACTAAGCTCGCTGATAATACGTTTTGCCAGCGCCTGCACCTGACCAATGTTATCGACGTCCGGCATGATAATGATGAACTCATCGCCGCCAATGCGTCCGACAGTATCACTGGCTCGCAGAATGTGGGTCAGACGTCGTGCAACCTCTATGATTAGCTCATCGCCGGCATGATGGCCGTAGGTATCGTTGATGTTTTTGAAACGGTCGAGATCGAGCAGCAGCAACGCCACCCGCTGATCGTGTCGCGCGGATGCGGCCAGCGCCTGGGTTAAACGATCTTCCACCAAGGCGCGATTGGGCAGACCGGTCAGCACGTCATGAAATGCCAGATGCTGTGCCTGGGCTTCGCTGGCACCCAGTTTCAACAGCGACTGTGACAGGTTCAGCGATGACGTCCAGATACGCCGCACCATAAAAAGGCAGAGCAAGGTAATCAGAATCACGGACAGCAAGGTAGAAGGCCCCAACATCCGCAACATTTGTGCGCCCGGCTTATCAGGCTGCCAGGTGAGGTAGCCCACGGCATCACCCTGTTGGGAATTGAGTTGGTAAAGTGCATCGGTGCCTTTCTGCGGCGTACCGTCGCTAAAGTGTAACTGCTGTAACTGACTGCGATCGGCCAGATTACGCAGATAGCCGTCATCGAGGAATTTAATGCTCACCAGCCGATAGCGACCCGCCTCCCGCGTGCTACTGATATCTCCCACCGCCAGTGCGGCCGCACGCGGACCAATACGGACAAAGTCGGCGCGATCGCTGGGTCCCGCCACTTCATCGCTGCTCACTACCAGTGGGCTACGCAGCATCTCCAGCAGGTAATGGCCGATGCTGTCGGCGGATACACGCTGGCCGTTGCGCCACACTGCCAGCGGTTGATTATCCCGATCCAATAGCAGAATCAGTTGATGATCGAACATATCGTATAGCCAGCCGCCGATATTTTGATCCAGCCAGCTTTGGTCAGGTGTGCCTGAAGCCAGCTGATTCGCCAGCGGCGACCAGCGCGTCAGGCTGCGCAGCTGGCGCAGGTGTTCGCTCAGACTTTGGGCAAACGACGCCTCAATCATTCGCTGCTGCTGCGAGCGCGCTTGATCGTTGGTCAAAGAGGTGCCCCAAAACAGGCCAACACCTGCTCCGGCAAAGGTTAAAACTAAAATCGCCACTAAAGGCAAAATCACTTCCCGAACAAAATTGCGGCGAAAACCGTCGGAAAGTTTTATTGTGTTAATCATTTCAGGGTTCGCGTAACAAGGAGGGGTCACTTAATAAGTTAGCAGAGTTTCTGCAAGCTGCATCCTGTAAGGCTATAGATAAATGAGTGAAAATAAGTGAAATTTTTTTGATGACTGTCACAAAGGCAACAGTTAAAAATATTTTATTGAAACGCCAGCCGTTTCGCTTCAATTCTTCTGTCCTAATTCAAATTCATCCTCGCGTCATTGAGCCGTCACGGCGTTGTCATCTGGCTCGCGCACTGTAGTCGCCATCCCGCAGCAACCTTCGCTGCGTTCCTCAACCTGAAGCGAATGAGGTATTGAGCGTGATGGAGATATCCAGACATCCGACCACTGTATATCAGGCGGTCGCCGCCCAACTGGAGCAGGCACTGCAAGAGCGTTATCGCTGCGGTGACTATCTGCCTTCCGAACAACAGCTGGCCGATCACTACGAAGTTAACCGCCACACACTGCGTCGTGCGGTGGATGAACTGGTCAATAAGGGGCTGCTGCAGCGTCGCCACGGTGTCGGCATATTGGTGCTGATGCGCCCTTACGATTACCCACTGCATGCGCAGGCGCGTTTCAGCCAGAACCTGTTAGAGCAGGGCAGTCATCCCACCAGTGAACGCTTGTTAGCAGTGCTGCGCCCGGCCAGCAGCGATGTGGCCAGCGCATTGGCCATCAATGAAGGCGACAACGTGATTCACCTGCGCACCCTGCGCCGTGTCAATGGCGTGCCGGTGTGTGTGATTAACCACTTTCTGCCTGAATTAAGCTGGTGGCCGACGTTACAACAGTTTCAGAGCGGCTCATTGCACGACTATATGCAGCAGCATCTGGGCCTGGATTTAACCCGTTCGCAAACCCGTATCAGTACCCGTCGCGCACAGGCGAAAGAGTGTAAACAGCTGGAGATTGCGCTGCAGTCACCGCTGTTGTGTGTGCGCACCCTGAATAAACACCGTGACGGTCAGGTAGCGGAATACTCCGTCAGCCTGACGCGTGGCGACATGATTGAACTCACCCTGGAGCATGAATGAAACAGCAAACCGCCCGCCAGCATTGGCTTGCGGTGCTGGCGCACAGTGACGCCAACACCCTGAATGCCCACTGGCAATCGCTGCACCTCAATAGTGATTTCGAGTCTGTGCGTCCGGCTGAAACCGGATTGACTCGCCTGCAAGCGCGCATGGGGGGAAGCGGTAAACGCTTCGTGATGGGCGATGCCACCGTCACGCGTGCAGTGGTGAAACTGCACGATGGCACGCTGGGTTTTAGTTATGTGCTGGGACGCGATAAAGCGCACGCCGAACGTTGTGCGTTGATCGACGCGCTGCTGCAACAGCCAGAAACCCACGCGCTGTTGCAGGAAAAATTAATTGCCCCGCTGGCGGCACTGCGAGAAGAGCAGCGTCAGCTGCGCGCGCGTGAAATCGCCAGCTCTAAAGTGGATTTCTTTACGCTGGTTCGCGGAGATAACTCATGACATTACTGGCCAGTTTTAACCATCCGGTTGCCGATTCACAGCGTGCCTTCCGCCGCATCCTGAAAGCCATGAGCGAGCCAGGCGTTATGGTCTCTCTGCCCTTGCAACAGGGTTGGGGCGATTTGTCGCCTGCGGCAACCGCCGTGTTACTGACGCTGGTGGATCAGGAGAGCGCGTTGTGGATAGACAACCGCATTGACAGCGAGATGCTGCGCAGCAACCTGCGTTTCCATACCGGTGTGCCGATTGTTGAACACCGTGATGCGCCTTTTGCCCTCACTCATGCGGCTGCCAATCCCGATCCGGCGCAGTTTGCGGCCGGCGACAATATGTCACCGGAGAAAAGCACCACGCTGATCATCGAAGTGCCCGCGCTTAACGGCGGTCTAACCTTGCGTCTGTCTGGCCCTGGGCTGCGTGAACCCCGTGCGATTGCGCCGCAACTGCCGGAAGCGATTCTGACCTATCTGCGTGAGCGCCCCCATCCATTCCCATTGGGTGTCGATCTGATTTTCACCTGTGGTGAAGCGATGATGGCACTGCCACGCACCACCGATGTGGAGGTGTGCTGATGTACGTCGCGGTTAAAGGGGGCGAAAAGGCGATAGCCAGCGCGCACGAGCTACAGGCGGATTTACGCCGTGGCGACCGCGATGTGGCCGAGCTGGGGTGCGATCAGGTCGCTGGCCAGCTCGGTCTGGCGGTGGATCGTGTGATGACCGAGGGCGGTATTTACGATCCGCAGTTAGCCGCGTTAGCGATTAAGCAAGCCAGCGGCGACATGGTGGAAGCCATTTTCCTGCTGCGTGCCTACCGCACAACTTTGCCACGCCTGGCCGACAGTCTGGCGCTGGAAACCGACGAGATGCGCATCGAACGACGTATCTCTGCGGTTTATAAGGATTTACCTGGCGGTCAGGTACTGGGCCCCACATACGATTACAGCCATCGTTTGCTTGATTTCACGCTGCTGGCCAATGGCGAGACGCCTGCTGCACCGCGCGACGATCAGTCGTTGCCAGAGCATTGTCCGCATGTGTTCAGCATGATGACCCGTGAGGGGCTGGCGGCGCGTGAAGAGGATGACGGCAGTGAGCCTTGTGACATCACCCGTGAGCCACCAGGTTATCCCGCCAGCCGCGCCGCCCGTCTGCAACAGCTGGTGCGCGGCGACGAAGGCTTCCTGCTGGCGTTGGGCTACTCGACCCAGCGCGGCTACGGACGTAACCATCCGTTTGCTGGTGAGATCCGCACCGGCTATCTCAGCGTATCCATCTGCCCGGAAGAACTGGGTTTCGAGATTGATATCGGCGAAATCCTGCTGACGGAGTGTGAAATGGTCAATGGCTTTACCACGCAAACCGAAGGTGCGCCGCACTTCACCCGTGGTTACGGCCTGGTGTTTGGTCGTTCAGAGCGTAAAGCCATGGCGATGGCGCTGGTCGATCGTGCCTTGCAGGCCCCGGAGTACAACGAACGGATCGCCGGCCCGGCACAGGACGAAGAGTTTGTGCTGTCACATGCGGACAACGTTGAAGCGGCAGGTTTTGTTTCGCATCTGAAACTGCCGCACTACGTCGATTTCCAGGCGGAGCTTGAGTTGCTGAAACGGCTGCGCGAACAGGTTCAGGAGCAAAACGATGAGTGAGTTAACCGGCTATAACAACGGTTATCTGGATGAACAAACCAAGCGCACCATTCGCCGCGCCATTCTGAAAGCGGTCGCGATTCCAGGTTATCAGGTGCCGTTTGCCGGGCGTGAGATGCCAATGCCGTACGGTTGGGGTACCGGGGGTATTCAGATCACCGCCAGCATTATTGGTGACAGCGACGTGCTAAAGGTGATTGACCAGGGCGCGGATGACACCACCAATGCGGTGTCGATCCGTCGTTTCTTCCAGCGTGTTAGCGGTGCAGCCACCACCGAAGCCACCAAAGACGCAACCTTGATCCAGACGCGTCATCGCATTCCTGAAACGCCACTGGAAGAGGATCAGGTGCTGATCTTCCAGGTGCCGATCCCGGAGCCGCTGCGCTTTATTGAGCCACGCGAAACCGAAACCCGCACCATGCACGCGCTGGAAGAGTACGGAATTATGCAGGTGAAACTGTATGAGGATATCGCCCGTTATGGCCATATCGCCACGACCTATGCCTATCCGGTCAAGGTCAACGATCGCTACGTGATGGACCCCTCACCGATTCCGAAATTCGACAACCCGAAGATGCACATGATGCCTGCACTGCAGCTGTTTGGTGCCGGACGTGAAAAACGCATCTATGCGCTGCCGCCGTATACCAAAGTAGAAAGCCTCGATTTCGATGACCACCCGTTCACCGTGCAAAGTTGGGATGAACCCTGCGCACTGTGCGGTTCGCGCCACAGCTATCTCGATGAGGTGGTAATGGATGATGCCGGTACGCGCATGTTTGTCTGCTCCGATACCGATTTTTGCCACCAGCAGCAGGAACAACAGCATGCACAGTGAACAGCCGCTGCTTGCGGTCAACAATCTGACGCACCTTTATGCGCCAGGCAAAGGCTTTGAAGATGTCAGCTTTGAACTCTATCCGGGTGAGGTGCTGGGCATTGTTGGGGAATCCGGCTCGGGTAAAACCACCTTGCTGCGCAGCCTGTCGGCCCGGTTAGCGCCGCAGCAGGGCAACATTCTTTATCGCGCCCAGGATCTCTATCAACTGAGTGAAAGCGATCGTCGCCGTCTGCTGCGCACGGAGTGGGGGGTGGTGCATCAGCATCCGCTCGACGGCTTGCGCCCGCAGGTCACGGCAGGCGGCAATATTGGCGAGCGCTTAATGGCCGTGGGTCAACGCCATTATGGCGACATCCGCAAAGAGGCGATGCGCTGGTTGCAGGACGTTGAGATCCCGGCCAACCGTATTGATGACTTGCCGACCACCTTCTCTGGCGGCATGCAGCAGCGTTTGCAGATTGCACGCAACCTGGTGACCCAGCCCACGCTGGTGTTTATGGATGAGCCAACCGGTGGTCTGGATGTGTCGGTGCAGGCTCGACTGCTCGACCTGCTGCGCACCCTGGTGCGTGAGCTGAATCTGGCGGTGGTGATTGTCACTCACGATCTCGGCGTGGCGCGCTTGCTGGCGCACCGTTTGCTGGTGATGAAGCAGGGCAGAGTGGTGGAGAGCGGTCTCACCGACCGGGTGCTGGACGATCCGCACCATCCTTACACCCAACTGCTGGTTTCATCGGTATTGGCGTAACGTTTTTGCCAGGTGCGCATCAATGCGCACCCTACAACATCGGGTCACGACCCTTAGTAAGAGTGGGCTTGGAGCGTTGTAGGGGCGCCATTTATGGCGACCTCGAATCAAACATCAGGACATCAACATGCAACCTTTATTGCGCGTAGAGAAACTCAGCAAAACCTTTGTGCTGCACAACCAGAGCAGTGCCGCGCTGCCGGTATTACAGGACGCCAGCCTTGAAGTGTGCGCCGGTGAATGTGTGGTGCTGCATGGCCGCTCGGGTAGCGGAAAATCCACGCTGCTGCGTGCGTTGTACGGCAATTACCAAGCCAACAGTGGCCACATCTGGCTGCAACATCAGGGCGAATGGATCGATATGGCACAAGCCCCTGCACGCCAGATCCTGGCGATTCGCCGCGAAACCGTGGGCTGGGTAAGCCAGTTTTTGCGCGTGATCCCGCGTGTGCCGACGCTGGAAATCGTGATGCAACCGCTGTTGGAGCGAGGCGTGGAGCGCGCGTTCTGTGAAAAACGAGCCAAAGAGCTGCTGACGCGGCTAAATGTGCCAGAGCGTTTGTGGTCGCTCGCGCCGTCCACCTTCTCTGGTGGTGAGCAGCAGCGTGTGAACATTGCGCGTGGCTTCATTGCCGACTATCCGGTGCTGTTACTGGATGAGCCCACTGCCTCACTCGACAGCGCAAACAGCGCCGCCGTGGTGGAATTGATTGAACAGGCGCGTGCACGGGGTGCCGCCATTGTAGGTATTTTCCATGACGAAGCGGTGCGCGCACGCGTGGCCGATCGCCTGCACGTCATGCAGCCGGTAAAAACAGGAGCAGAAGCATGATCGTCAACAACGTCCGTCTGGTGCTGGAACAGGAAGTGGTGTCGGGTTCACTGGAGATCCGTGATGGCCGCATTGCCAGCTTCAGCGACAGCGCCAGCCAACTGCCGGGTGCGCTGGAGGGGGAAAACGCCTTCCTGCTGCCTGGGCTGGTAGAGCTGCATACCGATAACCTCGATAAATTTTTTACCCCTCGCCCAAAAGTCGATTGGCCTGCACATTCGGCTATGAGCAGCCACGATGCACTGATGGTCGCCAGCGGCATCACCACGGTATTAGATGCCATCGGCGTGGGTGATGTGCGCGACGGCGGCCATCGCATCGAAAACCTCAGCAAAATGATCAACGCGATTCAGGACAGCAACCGCAAAGGCATTAACCGGGTTGATCACCATCTGCATCTGCGCTGTGAACTGCCACACAACACCACGTTGCCGCTGTTTGAAACGCTGATGAGCACACCGGAGCTGTCACTGGTGTCGCTGATGGACCATTCGCCAGGCCAGCGTCAGTACGCGTCGCTGGAGATGTACCGCACCTACTATCAGGGCAAGTACTCGCTCAATGATGAGCAGATGGATCAGTTTGAGCGTGAGCAGCTGGCGCTGGCCGCTGAATTCTCCACGCCGAACCGCAATGCCATCTCCAGCCTGTGCCGTTCACGTGGTATTCCGATTGCCAGCCACGATGATGCGACAGC
Protein-coding sequences here:
- the phnM gene encoding alpha-D-ribose 1-methylphosphonate 5-triphosphate diphosphatase, encoding MIVNNVRLVLEQEVVSGSLEIRDGRIASFSDSASQLPGALEGENAFLLPGLVELHTDNLDKFFTPRPKVDWPAHSAMSSHDALMVASGITTVLDAIGVGDVRDGGHRIENLSKMINAIQDSNRKGINRVDHHLHLRCELPHNTTLPLFETLMSTPELSLVSLMDHSPGQRQYASLEMYRTYYQGKYSLNDEQMDQFEREQLALAAEFSTPNRNAISSLCRSRGIPIASHDDATAAHVAESYDVGSTIAEFPTTLEAARASRECGMQVLMGAPNIVRGGSHSGNVAAWELASHGLLDILSSDYYPASLLDAVFRLVADERNSLTLPQAAALVTRNPARAIGLHDRGVIAEGQRADLILAHTEHGHPHIRHVWSQGRLVF